One Planctomycetia bacterium genomic window carries:
- a CDS encoding S46 family peptidase: MFRILLAFLICGGMVMTSVGDEGMWLFSHPPRKILQDKYQVTLSDEWLRHLQLASVRLNNGGSGSFVSPHGLLLTNHHVGADALQKLSPPNQDYYSNGYTARSPQEELKCPDLEVNVLIEMEDVTAKVNAAVKPDMNAGQSNAARRAAMAAIEKESLDKTGLRSDVVTLYQGGQYHLYRYKKFTDVRLVFAPEKDIASFGGDVDNFEYPRFNLDICFFRVYENGKPYESKEYLKWSANGPQPDELVFVSGHPGTTQRLETYERLRFRRDVLLPYTLTRLRNREANLIQFGERSPEHRKWVQKDFYSTANARKAFSGQYQGLLDATILETKRKQEEELLKSLSASNQNHDVAQVQKAIETIRQSQSALRGFYHGWSMLETGDAFDSVLFKIARDLVRLNTEKAKPNGERLREYRDSALSSLELQLFSPAPLYPELEHSKLAASLTFFAEQLGGEHPLVKQVLQGQSPANRAGELVHSSKLFDVDERKRLAGSKSALQESQDPMILLVKSIDEEARKFRKQHEETVEEPERQAYSAIAQARFKVYETQLAPDATFTLRLAFGTVKGYQVNGRTLPYCTTFQGVFDREKENAGKPPFQLSSRWLEGKSKLKLDTPFNFVSTADTIGGNSGSPVVNLKGEFVGINFDRNRHGLVRNFVYTDVQARHIAVHSSAIIEAMRKLYDVKPLLQELGMNQE; this comes from the coding sequence ATGTTTCGCATACTGCTGGCTTTCTTGATTTGCGGGGGAATGGTCATGACCAGTGTCGGCGATGAAGGGATGTGGCTTTTCAGTCATCCTCCGCGAAAAATACTGCAGGATAAATACCAGGTTACTTTGTCGGACGAATGGTTGCGACACCTTCAACTGGCTTCTGTCAGGCTGAACAACGGTGGTTCAGGCAGCTTTGTATCTCCCCATGGTTTGCTGTTGACCAACCATCATGTTGGGGCTGACGCATTGCAGAAACTGAGTCCGCCTAACCAGGATTACTATTCCAACGGGTACACGGCTCGTTCGCCACAGGAAGAACTGAAATGTCCTGACCTGGAAGTGAATGTTCTGATTGAAATGGAGGACGTGACGGCCAAGGTTAACGCAGCGGTGAAGCCTGACATGAATGCCGGGCAGTCGAATGCAGCACGGCGGGCCGCTATGGCTGCAATCGAGAAGGAATCACTTGATAAGACAGGCTTGCGAAGCGATGTGGTTACCCTTTATCAAGGCGGGCAGTATCACCTCTATCGTTACAAGAAGTTTACCGATGTGCGGTTGGTCTTCGCGCCGGAGAAGGACATTGCGAGCTTTGGCGGCGATGTTGATAACTTTGAATATCCGCGATTCAATCTGGATATCTGTTTCTTCCGCGTGTACGAGAATGGCAAGCCTTACGAATCGAAGGAATACTTGAAGTGGTCAGCCAATGGACCACAGCCCGATGAACTGGTTTTTGTTAGCGGCCATCCGGGAACGACGCAACGGCTGGAAACGTATGAGCGGCTGCGATTTCGACGCGATGTTCTGTTGCCATACACGTTGACACGACTTCGAAATCGTGAAGCGAACCTGATACAGTTTGGTGAACGCAGTCCGGAGCATCGGAAGTGGGTCCAGAAAGACTTCTACAGCACGGCCAATGCACGCAAGGCATTCAGCGGGCAGTATCAGGGGCTTCTGGACGCGACCATTCTAGAAACGAAGCGGAAGCAGGAAGAGGAGTTGCTGAAATCACTCTCAGCATCGAACCAGAATCATGATGTTGCGCAAGTGCAGAAAGCCATTGAAACGATTCGTCAATCGCAGTCAGCATTGCGAGGGTTTTATCACGGCTGGTCTATGCTGGAAACAGGCGATGCTTTTGATTCCGTATTGTTCAAAATCGCCCGCGACCTGGTTCGCCTGAATACTGAAAAAGCGAAACCTAATGGAGAGAGGCTGAGGGAGTATCGCGATTCGGCACTTTCTTCCCTGGAATTGCAGTTGTTTTCTCCTGCTCCACTTTATCCAGAACTAGAGCATTCCAAGCTGGCAGCCTCGCTGACATTCTTCGCAGAGCAACTGGGCGGAGAACATCCGCTTGTAAAACAGGTGCTACAGGGCCAATCACCCGCCAACAGGGCAGGGGAGTTGGTTCATTCTTCCAAATTGTTTGATGTCGATGAACGAAAACGACTGGCTGGCAGCAAGTCGGCTCTGCAGGAATCCCAGGATCCGATGATTCTGCTGGTGAAATCTATCGACGAAGAGGCTCGCAAGTTCCGAAAGCAGCATGAAGAAACGGTTGAAGAGCCAGAGCGGCAGGCTTACTCAGCCATAGCCCAGGCAAGGTTTAAAGTATATGAAACGCAATTGGCTCCTGATGCCACGTTTACCCTTCGATTGGCTTTCGGCACGGTCAAAGGATACCAGGTGAATGGAAGAACGCTGCCATACTGTACTACCTTCCAAGGAGTATTTGATCGTGAAAAGGAAAATGCAGGTAAACCGCCTTTTCAACTTTCTTCGCGTTGGCTGGAGGGTAAGTCGAAGCTGAAACTCGATACGCCTTTCAATTTCGTCAGCACCGCAGATACGATTGGCGGAAACAGTGGCAGCCCGGTGGTGAATCTGAAAGGGGAATTTGTGGGAATTAATTTTGATCGCAATCGTCACGGCTTGGTGAGAAACTTTGTCTACACTGATGTGCAGGCCAGGCACATTGCTGTGCATTCTTCTGCCATCATCGAAGCGATGCGGAAGTTGTATGATGTCAAGCCATTGCTGCAGGAACTTGGCATGAACCAGGAGTAG
- the infA gene encoding translation initiation factor IF-1: protein MAKEEGIEVNGKVREALANTQFRVELENGQLVTAHVSGRMRKNFIRIIPGDAVTVELSPYDLGKGRITYRAR, encoded by the coding sequence ATGGCGAAGGAAGAAGGGATTGAAGTCAACGGCAAGGTGCGCGAAGCCTTGGCGAATACTCAATTTCGAGTAGAGCTGGAAAACGGTCAGTTAGTGACGGCACATGTATCAGGCCGCATGCGTAAGAATTTTATCCGCATCATTCCCGGTGACGCAGTGACCGTAGAGTTGTCGCCCTATGATCTGGGCAAAGGCCGCATTACGTATCGAGCAAGATAA
- a CDS encoding tetratricopeptide repeat protein, with the protein MARRINHLSLTLILLGSGCSGWNTSGAGQLNEQGVEYLAQNNLKQAHSSFVEAWKQDPTNPDTLYNLATTYHQHGQIKEAEQYYRQALQRNSNHAECRHNYYLLLVSEGRTNEAVADAESWVKTSPQSADALTQLGWLTRLQGDQPAAQKYLQQALTIKPDQKDALLEMGKLYQDFQMYDRAGGLYRRVLQQYPDNIEAKALLAGLKENSSATSMQPPTQ; encoded by the coding sequence ATGGCAAGACGTATCAACCACCTCAGTTTGACTCTGATCCTGCTCGGTTCAGGATGTTCGGGGTGGAATACCTCTGGGGCAGGACAACTGAATGAGCAGGGGGTGGAGTATCTTGCCCAGAACAACCTGAAACAGGCTCACTCGTCATTTGTTGAAGCGTGGAAGCAGGACCCTACTAACCCAGATACACTTTACAACCTGGCAACGACCTATCACCAGCATGGTCAGATAAAGGAAGCGGAACAGTATTACCGTCAGGCCTTACAACGGAACAGCAATCACGCTGAATGCAGGCATAATTATTATCTGCTGCTTGTTTCGGAGGGGCGAACGAATGAAGCGGTTGCGGATGCCGAAAGCTGGGTAAAAACCAGTCCCCAATCAGCTGATGCACTCACGCAATTAGGTTGGCTCACCAGACTGCAGGGAGATCAGCCCGCTGCTCAAAAGTATCTGCAACAGGCGTTGACTATCAAACCAGATCAAAAAGATGCTCTCCTGGAAATGGGAAAACTCTATCAGGATTTTCAGATGTATGATCGGGCTGGCGGGCTCTACCGCAGGGTTTTGCAGCAATACCCAGATAATATAGAAGCCAAAGCATTGCTGGCCGGACTCAAAGAAAATTCTTCAGCAACCTCGATGCAACCTCCCACGCAATAA
- a CDS encoding alpha/beta hydrolase yields MTKNKISVMAMFLLVSCFWIASPTTSAFEKPSSNTSRDVEIIRDLPYIDTPEADPIKHKLDLYLPPGRKDFPVLVFVHGGGWTHGDKKFWFDIYGKFGLAFAKKGIGVAVINYRLIPKTTHEQQVRDVAKAISWVSRNIGKYGGNSGQLFLAGHSAGGHLVSLIGCNSEWLREAGLETNLIKGIISISGVFDVRPDLLLFNVVFGKSTQDREKASPISHVKPGLPPFLILHGDYELPQCDGTCARQFFHKLEECHVNCKLHSISQRDHMSIIARISENNDPAQQTVLEFIQSHKP; encoded by the coding sequence ATGACCAAGAATAAAATCTCGGTTATGGCAATGTTCTTACTCGTATCCTGTTTCTGGATCGCTTCCCCAACAACGTCTGCCTTTGAAAAACCATCTTCCAACACTTCACGTGACGTTGAGATCATTCGTGATCTGCCCTACATCGATACCCCCGAAGCTGATCCGATCAAGCATAAACTCGATCTGTATCTCCCCCCTGGCCGCAAGGACTTTCCTGTCCTTGTTTTCGTGCATGGTGGTGGCTGGACTCACGGCGACAAGAAATTCTGGTTCGATATTTATGGCAAGTTCGGATTGGCATTTGCCAAAAAGGGGATCGGCGTAGCAGTGATCAATTATCGCCTGATTCCCAAGACCACGCACGAGCAACAGGTTCGCGATGTGGCAAAAGCCATCTCGTGGGTCAGTCGTAACATTGGCAAATATGGGGGCAACTCAGGTCAGTTGTTTCTAGCAGGGCATTCTGCAGGCGGCCATCTGGTTTCCCTCATTGGCTGCAACTCCGAATGGCTTCGTGAAGCAGGATTGGAAACGAATCTGATCAAAGGCATCATTTCCATCAGTGGAGTATTTGATGTTCGACCCGATCTCCTGCTGTTTAATGTTGTCTTCGGGAAGAGCACTCAAGATCGCGAAAAAGCATCTCCCATCTCGCATGTCAAACCGGGGTTGCCTCCCTTTCTGATCCTGCATGGCGACTATGAATTACCGCAATGTGACGGCACATGTGCAAGGCAGTTCTTTCACAAACTGGAAGAGTGCCATGTCAATTGCAAGCTGCATTCCATATCTCAGCGCGATCATATGTCCATCATTGCACGCATTTCGGAAAACAATGATCCTGCACAGCAGACCGTGCTGGAGTTCATCCAATCACATAAGCCATGA
- the gluQ gene encoding tRNA glutamyl-Q(34) synthetase GluQRS encodes MKPVTGRLAPSPTGSQHIGNARTYLAAWLSSRQQSGNIRLRIEDIDSPRTKPFAVQQALDDLQWLGLQWDGPPVVQTTRMELYQNALDRLKARELVYPCTCTRKDIELAASAPHAEHELPPYPGTCSHRNASDAKKITNKPYAWRFRSSNSALSFYDDFAGQQNLNVAYGGDFVVWKNNDTPAYQLAVVVDDAEMGITEVVRGDDLIPSTPRQIQLYEALGLPMPRFYHIPLVIGTDGHRLAKRHGDARISTFREQGLPTTTLLGLLAYSLGMQDRCEPIQLGSLLQTFQIQAVPKSPFVMTDELLRNLN; translated from the coding sequence ATGAAACCGGTTACAGGCAGACTGGCTCCATCACCCACCGGCAGTCAGCATATCGGTAATGCTCGCACCTATCTGGCAGCCTGGCTGTCATCGCGTCAACAATCAGGCAACATCAGGCTGCGTATCGAAGATATCGATTCTCCCCGCACCAAACCCTTTGCCGTGCAGCAGGCACTCGATGACCTGCAATGGCTCGGCCTGCAATGGGATGGACCACCTGTTGTCCAGACCACACGCATGGAACTCTATCAGAATGCCTTGGATCGGTTAAAGGCAAGAGAACTGGTATACCCATGCACCTGCACCCGCAAAGATATTGAACTGGCTGCCAGCGCACCGCACGCTGAGCATGAACTGCCACCCTACCCTGGCACCTGCTCCCATCGTAATGCTTCTGATGCCAAAAAAATCACCAATAAACCCTACGCCTGGCGGTTTCGTTCCTCCAACTCAGCACTCTCGTTTTATGATGACTTTGCAGGACAGCAGAATCTGAATGTTGCCTACGGCGGAGATTTTGTCGTCTGGAAGAATAACGATACTCCCGCCTATCAGCTTGCCGTGGTAGTTGATGATGCGGAAATGGGGATCACCGAAGTCGTTCGAGGCGATGACCTGATCCCCTCGACCCCCAGGCAAATTCAACTGTACGAGGCTCTGGGTTTGCCGATGCCTCGGTTTTATCACATTCCACTCGTCATCGGTACCGATGGCCATCGCCTGGCCAAGCGGCATGGCGATGCACGAATCTCCACTTTTCGCGAGCAAGGTCTGCCTACAACCACTTTACTCGGCCTTCTCGCCTATTCGCTCGGAATGCAGGATCGATGCGAACCAATCCAATTAGGTTCACTACTTCAAACTTTTCAAATTCAGGCGGTTCCGAAATCACCATTTGTCATGACTGATGAACTATTGCGGAACCTGAATTGA
- the mgtE gene encoding magnesium transporter — protein sequence MPHPLFSPEVRMMLEEQDHAGMAAFVENIHPATVAESLDNLTPPEVWSFLRACPMNQQALVFEYFPHDKQEELALGTGRENMAKLIEKMSHDDRVDLLRRLAPPVAEAMIRLVDEADRRDIAMLVKYPEGTAGGVMTTDYAWLPENITVADALERLRLQAPSAETLYYVYVLDADRHLLGIASLRDLIMAQRQSLVRDVMETDVYTVKAEDDREEVAQKLARYDLLAIPVVDSDNRLIGIVTHDDVVDVLVEAATEDAERMGGMVPLGENYMESHFLNVWRKRVFWLSLLFIAELFTFSALERYEDAIKAITVLSLFIPLCISTGGNSGSQAATLITRALALRQVTPQQWWKILRKELIMGLALGVALGAIGWVRASFTKESTINSEDQRANAFRVQLPADTSLKQSSPGKYVIPAGTLQEVGVRTKVDAEVVLPAGKDTSVPLKSTTVNGNQIVEFPAQCLYSVKQVDRWSLAAIVGTSVAGICLIGTVVGALLPLLFKFIGWDPALASSPFVATAVDVAGIVLFFEIARLWLPALGGH from the coding sequence ATGCCGCACCCATTATTCAGTCCGGAAGTACGCATGATGCTGGAAGAGCAGGATCATGCAGGCATGGCAGCCTTTGTTGAAAATATTCACCCGGCTACCGTAGCGGAATCGCTGGACAATCTTACTCCGCCTGAAGTCTGGTCGTTTCTTCGCGCCTGCCCCATGAATCAGCAAGCTCTAGTGTTTGAATATTTTCCACACGATAAGCAGGAAGAGCTGGCGCTGGGCACTGGCCGTGAAAACATGGCCAAACTCATCGAGAAGATGTCGCATGATGATCGTGTTGACTTGCTGCGAAGGTTGGCACCGCCCGTCGCGGAAGCAATGATCCGCCTGGTGGATGAAGCTGATCGCCGCGATATTGCCATGCTCGTGAAATATCCGGAAGGCACCGCAGGCGGCGTGATGACCACCGATTATGCCTGGCTGCCCGAGAATATTACGGTGGCGGACGCGCTGGAGCGATTGCGGTTGCAGGCCCCCAGTGCAGAAACGCTTTATTATGTCTATGTTCTCGATGCCGATCGCCACCTGTTGGGAATCGCCAGTTTGCGTGATTTAATCATGGCGCAGCGACAGTCGCTGGTACGTGATGTCATGGAGACGGACGTTTATACAGTCAAAGCAGAGGATGATCGTGAAGAAGTAGCCCAGAAACTGGCACGATATGATTTGCTGGCTATTCCGGTGGTGGATTCGGATAATCGGCTGATTGGCATCGTTACCCATGATGACGTGGTTGATGTGCTCGTGGAAGCAGCCACCGAAGATGCAGAGCGCATGGGCGGTATGGTTCCATTGGGTGAAAACTATATGGAGTCGCATTTCCTCAATGTCTGGCGGAAGCGTGTATTCTGGCTTTCGCTTCTTTTCATTGCGGAATTGTTTACCTTCTCTGCACTGGAACGTTATGAAGATGCCATCAAAGCTATTACGGTATTAAGCCTGTTTATCCCACTGTGCATTTCAACAGGAGGCAATTCCGGTTCTCAGGCGGCTACACTCATCACGCGAGCGTTGGCATTAAGGCAAGTAACACCCCAGCAATGGTGGAAGATACTTCGAAAAGAGCTGATTATGGGTTTGGCCCTGGGGGTGGCGCTTGGCGCCATAGGCTGGGTGCGTGCTTCATTTACCAAAGAGTCTACCATCAACAGCGAAGATCAGAGAGCAAATGCATTTCGCGTTCAGTTACCTGCTGATACATCTCTGAAGCAATCGTCGCCTGGCAAGTATGTCATACCCGCTGGCACCCTGCAGGAAGTTGGCGTGCGAACCAAAGTTGATGCTGAAGTAGTCTTGCCGGCTGGAAAAGATACTTCTGTTCCCTTAAAGTCGACTACAGTCAATGGTAATCAAATAGTCGAGTTTCCTGCACAATGCCTGTATAGCGTGAAGCAGGTAGACCGCTGGAGCCTGGCTGCCATCGTGGGAACCTCAGTTGCAGGCATCTGTCTGATAGGAACTGTGGTTGGTGCCCTCTTGCCGTTGCTATTTAAGTTCATTGGTTGGGATCCGGCACTGGCATCGAGTCCGTTTGTTGCCACGGCGGTTGATGTCGCAGGAATTGTTTTATTCTTCGAGATTGCCCGACTGTGGCTGCCAGCATTGGGAGGACATTAA
- a CDS encoding homocysteine S-methyltransferase family protein: MARPPFAEVVKDAQQRGKLILMDGPMGTELMRSGLDPTVSSTLAWNLSHPDAVQVVYEDYVNAGAEVLLTNTFQAHLSYLRGEENSREAVTAAYDHTRVPEWDHLYVVGDIGSAMGDDEQSIAALMKCALDLKICDALLFETQMRLDRMRFLIAKTRLHEYAIPVMVSFSFSRLPRSDSCWVVESGEDSQKMASDVATWAEQHRMRLLALGTNCGSNLRLKDHLQIIKDYREKTSLPLLFKPGITDTLECEFLPGELASMVKSFADAGVTLIGGCCGTTPSHIAAVRREIDKLGLNWQE; the protein is encoded by the coding sequence ATGGCGAGGCCACCTTTTGCAGAGGTTGTCAAAGACGCCCAGCAGCGGGGCAAGCTCATTCTGATGGATGGGCCGATGGGTACGGAACTGATGCGTTCCGGACTCGATCCGACTGTCAGTTCCACGTTGGCCTGGAACTTGTCCCACCCTGATGCGGTGCAGGTGGTTTACGAAGACTACGTGAATGCAGGTGCAGAAGTATTACTGACCAACACGTTTCAGGCACATCTCAGTTATCTGCGTGGTGAGGAAAACTCGCGTGAAGCGGTAACGGCAGCCTATGATCATACACGTGTTCCTGAATGGGATCATTTGTATGTTGTCGGCGATATTGGTTCTGCCATGGGCGATGATGAACAGTCGATTGCGGCGCTGATGAAATGTGCATTGGATTTGAAAATATGTGATGCCCTCTTGTTCGAAACGCAAATGAGACTGGATCGTATGAGGTTCTTGATCGCGAAAACCCGATTACATGAGTATGCGATTCCGGTGATGGTATCGTTTTCATTCAGCCGACTGCCCAGGAGCGATAGTTGCTGGGTGGTCGAATCGGGCGAAGATAGTCAAAAAATGGCCAGCGATGTGGCTACCTGGGCTGAACAACACCGGATGAGATTGCTGGCCTTGGGAACTAATTGTGGTTCCAACTTGCGGCTGAAGGATCACTTGCAGATCATTAAAGATTACCGCGAGAAGACATCACTACCCCTGCTATTCAAGCCTGGCATCACCGATACGCTCGAATGTGAGTTTCTGCCTGGTGAGTTGGCTTCCATGGTCAAGTCGTTTGCCGACGCGGGCGTTACATTGATTGGCGGTTGCTGTGGTACCACGCCTTCGCACATTGCTGCAGTTCGAAGAGAGATCGACAAGCTTGGACTGAACTGGCAGGAATAA